ATATACTTTTCTACACCCTACGAGTTACTATTTAATCAGCATTTTATTGAATATAGTGTCGATCATCAACCTTTTCAGAAGCTTACAAGTATAATGATGGAAAACATGTACGCAGAATATCGGTATACTCTACCTGAAAATTTGTTTAACACGGAAATCACATATCGAATAAAAACCACAGATAAGACAGGAAATTGCTATTATTCTAATTCTAAAACATTGATTATCAATCAGAATCAAGCTGCGATTAATTTGTATCCTAATCCTTTCCATGAAAAAATAAGTGTTAGCGCTAATAAAGATTGTACTATAAGAATAGCAGATATACAAGGCAAAATTCTTTACCAGCAATACATTCCGAAAGAGAGCATAGGCGAAATTTCTACAGAAACTTGGCCAAGGGGTTTATACTTTGTTCAAATTCCGGAATATGGTCAGTCGTACAAAATAGTAAAAGAATAAAAGCAGCTTTTGTTGTTTTTGAATTTTTTGGGCGCCCCGCTCTCGCGGGGGGCCCAAAAAAAAAAAATTTTCTACTCAAAATCAACGCAGATCCACAATATTGGCATTAGGGTATTTTGAGACATCAAAAGTAAAATCAGAAGAAGATACTGCTTCGTTAATTTGGATATCCGTAAAGATGTATGTAGTAAAGTTTTGGTTTCGGTCCTGAACTTTCATTTGCTCTACAAGATGTGTATTTTTGTTTATCCATAGATGGACACGCACAATGTTTGTCTTTTTGCGTGCAGGGGGATACAACTCTATGTGGTCGGTAAGAGTGCCGTTAGGAAGTCGTTCCTCTGCTACGTATTTTCCTTTGGGTTCTTTGCGGTACTGCTCATAAAAAGCATTGAGAGAAAATTCCGCGTTATCCGCTGAGTATTCACTGATAGTAACTTCGTTAGATTTTTTGTCATAGCTATACACCGCTTTTTCGTCGCAAATAATTTCTCTGCCTTCTGTGGAGAAGGTAATTCTGTATTTATTCCCACTAACTATTGCCTTTCCCACTCTACTTTCTGGTTTTTGTATATTAGGACCTTCAGTCTTAATTTTAATTGTAGCTGTCATCTTAGAGATAGACCTGAACTTATTCCAAGAATTATCCATAATGGTTTTGCTCTTTGGGTCTATCTGGGCTATTGCCGATAAATGACCTACAACAGCTATGAATACTGTAAAGATAGAAAAACGTTGCATAAGCTCAATACAAAAATACAAAAATTCAATTTACATGCCAAATGTACTAGACGAAATTTAATGATGATAGTAAGTTATCTACTTTTAACGTATTTTGCATTTTTTGTGTATATGTTTTGCTTGTTGGTTTAATGTAAGAGCAGGTTAAATAATTTGAATAAGGTTTCTTTAAGTTCTTTTCTATGGACAATTGCGTCTAAAAAGCCGTGCTCTAACAAGAACTCCGCAGTTTGAAAGCCCTCTGGTAGGGGTTTTCCAATAGTTTGCTCAATTACCCTGGGTCCTGCAAAGCCAATAAGTGCTTTGGGTTCAGCAAGGTTAATGTCGCCTAGCATGGCAAAGCTAGCTGTTACTCCTCCTGTGGTAGGATTGGTGCATAAAGAAATGTAAGGCAGTTTATGCTGTGCCAAAATAGCTAGTTTAGCTGCGGTTTTTGCCATTTGCATCAAACTTACCGCGCCTTCCATCATTCTTGCTCCACCACTTTTTGATATAATGAGTAAGGGCAAGTGATTTTCGATAGCATAGTCTACTGCACGTGCAATCTTTTCACCAACTACACTGCCCATACTTCCTCCAATAAAATCAAAATCCATACAACCTACCACAATTTCCAACTTATTCACTTTGCCGACAGCTACTCGGATTGCATCTTTGAGATTAGTTTGTTTTTGGGTTGCAGCAATACGCTCACTATAAGGTTTAGTATCTACAAATTTGAGTATATCTACGGCGACTAAGTTCGCAGCAATTTCTGTAAATTCATTATTATCAAACAGTAGTTGAAAATACTCTTCAGAACCTATATTATGATGATAGTCGCAAAAAGGACATACATAACAATTATCTTGGAGCTGCCTAATATGTAAAGATTTTTTACAAGAGGGGCATTTAGTCCAAAGTCCGTCGGGAGTTTCGCGTTTTTGTTCTGTTAAGGTTTTGATATTTTCTTTTTCTCTTTTGAACCAACTCATAACTTAAACAGGAATGCAAAGATATAAGGATAAAAGTGAAAAATAAAATTACGCCCAAGTTGGTATTTCGTAATGTTAATTTGTGTAATTTTTCATTGTAGAGCAAAGTAAAAAAGTGCGATTTTTACATGCTCTAACAAATGTATAAAAATTCTTGAAAATGTTGGATATTACATTTTATTTTCTTACCTTTGCAAAAATGCTACAACCAAGCCACAGGTGGGTTTTGCCTATACTACTTATCAGCTTTGTGCTGTATAACGTAGGCGTA
The genomic region above belongs to Bacteroidia bacterium and contains:
- a CDS encoding outer membrane lipoprotein carrier protein LolA; amino-acid sequence: MQRFSIFTVFIAVVGHLSAIAQIDPKSKTIMDNSWNKFRSISKMTATIKIKTEGPNIQKPESRVGKAIVSGNKYRITFSTEGREIICDEKAVYSYDKKSNEVTISEYSADNAEFSLNAFYEQYRKEPKGKYVAEERLPNGTLTDHIELYPPARKKTNIVRVHLWINKNTHLVEQMKVQDRNQNFTTYIFTDIQINEAVSSSDFTFDVSKYPNANIVDLR
- the accD gene encoding acetyl-CoA carboxylase, carboxyltransferase subunit beta, which codes for MSWFKREKENIKTLTEQKRETPDGLWTKCPSCKKSLHIRQLQDNCYVCPFCDYHHNIGSEEYFQLLFDNNEFTEIAANLVAVDILKFVDTKPYSERIAATQKQTNLKDAIRVAVGKVNKLEIVVGCMDFDFIGGSMGSVVGEKIARAVDYAIENHLPLLIISKSGGARMMEGAVSLMQMAKTAAKLAILAQHKLPYISLCTNPTTGGVTASFAMLGDINLAEPKALIGFAGPRVIEQTIGKPLPEGFQTAEFLLEHGFLDAIVHRKELKETLFKLFNLLLH